A window of Punica granatum isolate Tunisia-2019 chromosome 8, ASM765513v2, whole genome shotgun sequence genomic DNA:
TTAATACATATCTCTTAGTTGGTTTTCTTTGTTTAAACGAGCCCGacccatctatatataattataaaagctGAAATGATACGTTAAATAATGCCACATACAACATAAGTGGTTTATAATTGAGTGACTCTTGAAGTTCTCATCTATCACAATGTAAAAAATGACGTAATATTATGGAGTCACATCATTATTATAGAATTCTAATGGCCTATTTATTTTCAcggttaaaatcacaaaaactttaactttaattttaactcaacccactgcacaataaaatacacattttccaagtcaaaaattttaactttaactttaactcaacacagtACAGaacatttgtcattttccaaaatcaaaatcaaaattactttaactctgaaatcaaacgcaccgtTAAAAGCTCTTAAAGttactaaaaatgaaaagtaatcCAATATAGTATtcgaaataaatttaaaaataattatttatttatacgtGTTTTTAGCAGATTCACATTAACAAAGCATAAATTTTCATACTAAATGAATAATGGAAATCTAACTTTTTTAAGCATAAAAATATTAGTTAACTATTTTATAGCACATCATCAATTTATCGAGAAAccaaaattaagaattttaattgtaaaattaataaaaaaaataaatcataattaaatatcaactttttttttttatagttaaCTCTGCTAATGTAATTatggataaatttttattattcgtcaatattttatataatttataagttTATACCATCAATAGTCGGCCATCTTTTCAATACAAGGCCACGCATATGGGCGGGCCCTCCATCTTGTTAGACTGAAACTGCTACTTTTCCTATGGTcgtgttattttttttttttcaatctctTTTTCCAATTTAAGCCACGTAAAGATGTTTTCGGAGCTTCTTCACAGATTTTCTCTTCAGAATTTCCACAGTACTACTGATTTGTTCCTCCGCTCTCTGTCGATCGCGAAGCCCGAAATCGCCGAGGGTAGTGAGGTGCCGATGAGACGGCGATACCCTCTCTCGTAATCGTAAGCTTGCATTTTGTTCCAGGTTTTGGTCTTGTTTGTTGTTTCTGGTCTCGACTTCCTCTGAGGCTAGGGTTTCCCCTTATTGCTTGTTCAATTCATGTTTCACTGGCTGCCGGGATTGTTTTGAAGATAACAGACAGTCAGAAGCTGCATTTTTTGGAATTGGtggttttttccttttttatgaTTGGAATTTGTGGAATTGTTGATGTAATCAACCAGGAAGTGGGTCTGGATTTCGAGGTGTTTGGAGGTGGCATTTTGGGGTTTTTCAAGTTAGGATTTTGCTCGAATAAATGCGGCTAGTTCGGTGATTTTGATAAGGGAAGGCAGGGAGCACGATTTGCATAAGTGCCCCACATTGTTGAGCCTTGAGCGATGCTGCACACCCGAGGAGCTTCGAGGGACGTCTGCGGTCTACTTGCGGTTAAATGCTGTAAAGTCTCTCAAAGAAGTGAGACTGAAGGCATTGCTGAAAACAAGCACGGTTATGGTTGCCCTTTTCCTGAACAAGTGTCTTCTGGGCATCTAGAGGTGCACTTGCTTTGGCCCTTTCAATAACTCTCTTTTGAGTAGCTAAAAGGGGTAGTTAGGACCTAATCTCAATCTCAATGGGTGCAGGTTCATAGTCTTACAAGTCCCAGCAAGGATGAGTTCTGTAGAGCTCTTGAGTCATATAAACCGAGCTTCGTGTACTTTCGAGGGGAATATCTCGAGGATAATGAAGTCGGCTCTTTGGTTTTGGGAGGGGTTGATTATACTTATCCTGAAGCCATATCCGAGCTCTTTCCCACTGCATTACCTGTCGGTGTAAGTACCATCATTTGTTTTCCCCTGGGCTTTAAACTGTGACTCTATTTGCACCACCAGAAGCTGTTCAGATTAGGATACCCGGCGCTCTGTTCTGTTGGAATTTCAATTATCCCAATAGAAATTATGCACACGAGGAGCTCAAGATTGAACTATCTATGTGTTCTCCAGTCAAAACCTCTTTATCTTGCTTCTAATAGCGGTTTGCATGTTAGATTTGGTTAAATGCAAGCCTTCTAAGTTATTAAGTGTTGGTTTGTCTGTCAAACTTTAGGTGCACTACTGGTGTTCGATGCGTTTTGCCATCTGACTAGTGTCAAACTTAAACCGTTTCTAGATAAATGAGTTTATTATGTTAGGTGAAGAAATTGAGAATTAAATATCCCCAGATACCAAAAGAGAAGCTAACTGAAATTTATCTTTCGCTATAATTCCCACTTTTAAGTGCATTTTAAGTTCAGTGAATTGTTCTTAAAGGGCGAACAGGAGAATCTAGGATAGTTGACTTCAAGCATTTCTGTGCAGGTCTATCTGGAAATCCCAAATGGAGAAGAACATGCAAAGGCACTTCAGTCTAAGGTTGGTCTACTTTGTCAATAACTTAATCGTCACATTTTAAGTCAAAACAAAAGGAGTCATATGGCACCTTATGTGTTCCCTCTTTCCCCAATTTGCacttctactgggaaaacgtTGATCGGGATGCGTTCTCTATGCAGGGGGTTCCTTATGTGATATACTGGAAGAATTTCGTTCCCGCTGTTGCTGCTTCCCATTTTTACTATGCTTTATGCTCATTACTAAGGAGGCAAGTTCTATTTATCTCATTTTTGGCTTTGTATTGAAATTCTCTAGAAAATACCCATACTTGTTATTACTTTCATTCCTAGTTAgatcttcattgttttctctATCTGTGGTACATGTTGGATATTTTAGTATCTGCTTGGCTGTGGTAACCTATTtacaatcttttttttacgcattttcttttcttgaaaAGCACAAAAGACAAGAGTGTGGAAATTTCTCATAtagtttatatttaataaataatttattaaagagAGAAACTGGTATCTAAATGCATTTTGTTTCGCGCAGAATTGCAATGTAAAAGGTCTCTCATGCTATTGTTTCTTGTACAGTTCGGCTGCCCATATATGGGATGCTTTCCAACTTGCATATGCATCCTATAGGTTGTACTGTCTTCGGAAGCTCAATGTCTCTTCTGAGGATGACAACTTTGGAATTCATCTTCTGGGGAATGCTCCAGAAATTGATGTTTTTACCCCTGAGGTAGAAGTGGAGGAAGACAGAGAAGGCTCTCTAAGCACTCTCCCAACTATTAAGATACATGATGACGAAGTGAACGTAAGGTTCCTTGTCTGTGGAGGGCCATGCACTTCGGTGAGCTTAGATGATTCATCATGTTGCTGTTATGTTCTTtagttaattttctttttgggttaAAGTGGAAATTCCTTCAAAACTTAGCAATTGCTAAAGTTAAAAGTGACTTTCTCCAGGATGAAATATCATTAGGATCATTGGAGGATGGCCTCAATGCCATATTAACTACCGAAGTAAGTACGAAGAACAAAATTGTCTGCATTAATTCTTTATTTCTTATTGCATTACAAATTACATTAGTTAACATGTCTCTCTTGgcattttattcttttcattATACTGTAATTTGGTTCATTTAACATAAAGGAAATGAGGTCaacaaatatttaatatttactaGATTTGGGTTgctaattttctaattttagtGCACGTTTTTCACTGCCCGGTGAGTTCATTATGTTGCTTAGTTTCGTCTGACTAAAGTGAAATTTAACATTGTCTTGTTGACCTCATCTCAGATACGTGGCAGCAAACTTATCGGGAAGTTTAGGTATGTAGTATCTTCAATCTACTCAATGTGAATCtttaacatatatatgatatgttaTTAATCATATAATACTTGGATGTGCGACTGTTTGTCCAGTGTGCTCCAACCACTTATTCAGACAGAGACATTCTCTCGTGACGTTGTGACCATGCGATGTGATGTATCAACCAGCAGCTGTGCACATGTCTCGTTCTTGCTATCGGGTAATGCACAAATATGCTTCGACGATCAGGTATTCCTGATAATATGAAACTTTGTGATTCGAGTATTATGAAACTTTCTGGATCTGTGTGATGATCTTAACAttttgttctctctctctctctgtctgtctgtcgATCTCTCCCAGCTGCTTGAGAACCACATTAAGAAGGAGATTATCGAAAAGAGCCAACTGGTCCACGCCCCTACcaattttaatgaaaatagAGTGCCAACCTCTGAGCCTAGATTATCGGCTTCAGTGGCTTGTGGGGCCAAAGTCTTTGAAGTTATCATGAATGTGCCAGCATGGGCTTCACAGGTTACATTTGATGTCTCTGCAATACTTTTTCATATCTGGATATCGTATAATCTGATAAATAttctttaaagaaaaatttacttcgcatctattatatattttgggaAATGATGTAATGTTCTTCtgacccttttttttattttattttttttaactcacgTAGTGTATCTTTGTAGGTTTTGAGGCAGTTAGCCCTAGATCCATCTCATCACGGCTTGGTTGCTCTGGGTATTGCTAGCATCCAGGGAATGGCTGTTGCCTCCTTTGACATGGATGATGCTGAGCGCCTCCTCTTCTTCTGTTCGGCCGAAACCGAGGACAGTGTCTCCCCGACTGATTTTGGTCTCTCCCCTAGGAGCACCCCCGTTTGGTTGAGGCCTCCTGTTCCGAGCAGGAAGAGACCTGAACGGAGTCAAACGACGAGCCCTCACTTCAATAGCGAGCAGGCATGTTCAAATGGGAGTCAAGAGGATGGGGAGAAGAGCGAAGGGAGGGACTGGGCTCGACAGAGGCTGAAAGCGGCTGCTCTGAGGCCAATTCCTCGTATTCATCCTCGTAAGATACAGCTGTTCCTACGGACCTCCCAGAGAGATGGATTTGATGAGGGGCAAGCAAGAGATGGGTCGGCTGTTCCACCTGTGAGGCAGAGGGTCATCAGGCCAGCCTCTCTGGCATACCGGAGATCATCTGCCAAGTCATTCCAGTCTAGGCAGATGATTTCCCTGAATCCCTTGCCGCTAAAGAAACACGGGTGTGACCGAAGTGCAATTCAGCATTGTTCTGAGGTGAGCTTCTAATTGTctgtatatttttaatattaatgagattgcatttttttcttacGCAAATTAAAAAGTTCCACCCACTTTTTCTTGGATTGCTGACGTGTCAATCTATTTCCCGTAATAATATGGCTGATGTGACTGGAgaatgaatttaaaaaaaaaaaaaaggaccgaTTTTGTCCTTCATTTCACGATGCTGGTAGTTTTGGCACGAAATGATGAGTAAAAGCTTTGGCCCGGCATGAATTTGCCAAGAGAGCTGAACCTAGACAAGACCGGAGTCAACCTGTTTTAACGATTTAACAATTAAAGTAGTTATTGAAATGGTTGACGTCACACTTTTCTTCTGGCAGGAGGAGTTTTTGAAGGATGTGATGCATTTTCTGACCATTCGAGGGCATTCCCGCCTGATACCTCAAGGTGGGTTTGCGGAATTTCCTGATGCCATACTCAACGCCAAGCGTCTCGACCTGTACAACTTGTACAAAGAGGTGAGAGTCATCTTATATAATCTAGCGTCATTACCTATTTTTCCTTAGGTTTGTGAGAACAAATGTGCAAGTGAAAGACCTAAAATTTTCTTAGGTGGTTTCAAGAGGAGGCTTTCATGTGGGCAACGGCATCAACTGGAAAGGCCAAGTATTCTCGAAGATGTCCAACTATACCACAACCCATAGAATGACTGTACGTCCCATAACAGGAAGATCAAAGCAGCTTATATCTTGATAACTGTTTCTTTAGAtacaaaaacaaattttctttcttttcctcttgtaGGGTGTGGGCAACACACTTAAAAGGCACTATGAGACATACCTTCTCGAATATGAACTAGCCCATGATGACGTTGATGGGGAATGTTGCTTGATATGCCACAGGTACTTGCTTATTCATTATCTGAAGTGTGAACTTCGTGATAATACCTCTTTAAGGAATTGTAAAATTAAGTATTCCCATGAACATATGatgattataattaatttgctTTAACTTCAACAGTGGTGCTGCCGGTGATTGGGTTAACTGCGGAGCGTGTGGAGAGTGGGCCCACTTTGGATGCGACAGAAGACAAGGTCTTGGAGCCTTTAAGGTAATTCCTTGGAAACTGAAGAGGTCGGTAGTTTTCCCTTTGTAATTTTTCCCCGAATACGGGAAGTATGGTGAAAAACAAATTCAATCGCATAAACAGGAATTCATGCTGGATTATGTCGTCTTTTGAATTGCTAAAACATATCTTTTTTGCCGTGCCCTCTTTCCTTTGGGAAGGGAGACTGCAATGATCTCATTCTTTTTGCATGtgattccccccccccccccccccccccccccccctttcaGGACTATGCAAAGACGGACGGCTTAGAGTACATTTGCCCTCAGTGCAGCATGACTAACTcgaagaagaagcagcagcTTCAGAGACCGACCAACGGGTTCTCTAAGGCTTACTAGGGTTATGAATCACTTCCCTGCTCTTTTCCACCCTATGAGGCCGCAGATTCTGGCAAATGGTGAAAGAAGCAGGTCCCGCATCTTAAACTGTCTAGCAATCCCCGTAAAGTGGGTCATAGTTGAGACTGACGGATCggagcaaaatatatatgagaaatgTGTACAGGGTGCCTCCATTTTGTTCTTAGAGAAGGGGCGAAGGAGAAATAGAAGTTTACCATATTTTTATCGTAGAATGAAGTTTTTGTAATCCCAGAGAACAGCTGAATGAAGTTTTTATTTAACAGTCTGAAAATTAGAATTTTAATCATAATTATTCCTTGAAACTTGGAAATCACGGACCGTtagcaattttatttgcaatatgcagtgattcaaaattcattgaaaGTATGTTATAATGGAGGTTGAGTCATCTTTATAATGAGTACTAGTTTTAGTCAATGGGCTgagaatattttataatttcatcgaaaagaagaaaaagcatAAGACAGCTATTAATGTATCCCCGAGATCAATTGAGCACCCTTGATAGTTTTACATCGAATGCttcatcttctttttattttattaattttaggtaCTTCCAAATGCTCCATGGGTTATCCGTTactacattttctttcttgaaGGTGGAAGGTGGAAGACCACTTTTAGGTCTTCTCAACTTCATTCGAGTAGCCTCGACACCAGATTCAAATTAAAATACGCGATTAGGATTCATAGTAAAGCTAGCTTAAGATCAACATAAAGTGTCGAGAGTTTCCTGTCGATTGAGTACATCGTTGTCGACCTCTTGTATACTGCTCAATTTGCAGTGATGTCCGAGGAATTTCCACTTCAATTTCTTGATCAAATTCATGCTCGTGAGACATTTCAAGTCATCTGTAAAAGATGTAAAAAAATCGATTCCGGACTTTCTTCCATTTGCCAAGTTCGTCTCCTCACTCTACATTTTCGAGTTTTACTGTTTAGTGAGATCTAACTTAAGCATCAAAAGGTTGAGCCATATTCCGAACCCCCCCTCCCCGACTCGACTTCCTTCCATGTTCTAAAGGACGAGTAGGACCCCAAGAAGCGATCGACAGATATCTGCAATTAATACGAACTGTTTTCTTTGGTAAAGTAGGCCAACCAAAGTACACACATAACTCGTAATATTTGTTAATACCACACTCACCAACCAAACACCTGATTCAGGATATACATGATCTCATACACATCATCAACCTTTCAATATACCCTAAACGATGTTAAATTACACGTAATTAGTTATTATCActcttttagaaaaaaattaaactagaaacagttccttttttttttttggaaaaaaacaTAGAGGGTTTGAATTTGTGGGTGGTCGCACCCGCCGGTGCGTAGCTAATCTTAGGGACCAATCCAGCACCAAGGCACTAGGAGTTAACAAGAATCAGCTCGTTGACCGCTGTCGAGCTATATATAAAACTATCCTCGCGGATCGACCTACCACCGGGACATTAGGAGTTAAAAGGGGTTCAGCTTACATGGACTCTCTCGAAGAAGTGGGACTCGAACCTAAGCAGCGAACCGACCCAAGCCTTAACCATTGGACCAGTACCAGATTAATTTGGGAGTACGTAGCAACAAATATTCTTAAATCAGAGAATATCCTTGGTTTGCTGAAATTTGGCCAACCAATCTATGTCTTAtccctgaaaaaaaaaaaaaaaaaaagacaccaATCTATGTTGTCCCCATGCAGCTGCTCTTCTTTTATAAAAACCGTTAATTCTTCGCATGGACTTACACACCGCTGAACTAAACTGATCATAGCAAACCAAATTAAGTGAGGATTTGTCAGCAAAGTAAGAGATCAGATGGCTATCACTAGAAGAAATGAGCTCGTGACGGACCTGGCCCTGGCCGTCGTGCTCGCGGCGCTGCTCTTATTCCATGGAGCCTCAGCCCAGTCGGGATGCACGAGCTCACTTTTGGGCCTGACCCCATGCCTGAGCTATGTGAGCGGGAACTCCTCCACCCCGTCCTCGACCTGCTGCTCGAGGCTGGCGGGTATCGTCCAGTCTCAGCCCCAGTGCCTCTGTCTACTCTTCAACGGGCGAGCCTCATCGTCCAGCTATAATATCAACCAGACCCTGGCACTGGCACTGCCTGGAGCGTGCAACGTGCAGACCCCACCGGTCAGCCGGTGCAGCTGTACGATTTATGCTCAGTAAATTTCAACTTGAATCTTAGACTCTGAATTTGAAATCGAACTGTGGTTGATGATCACTCGTATAATTGCAGCAATGTCCCCATCGAGCCCTCCTACAAGTTCTCCCGCAGACGACACACCGGACACTACTACTCCGACTACATCATCAGCGCCCGCCACTCTCCCAGGTATGTGTCTAATTGACTTGAATTCATTTGAAACTTCTcacgggaaaaaaaaataataatcaattaattgactATTAAAAATAGTATAGTGGCAAATAAAAGCCATAACTGCAATTAACGAGCATCagtaggaaattttttttcacaaatcaatttatatatttgcagGAACAGGGTCGAAGACAGTTCCGACCATGGGTACCGGGAACACATCCGATGCGAGCATAAATCAGAAGCTGTCCCTCTGCTCCATTGCCTTCGCCCTTCTATTCGCTCCGTGTCTCTCGgccattttcaaattttaagatTCAAGAAGTAGTTTTCCCCTTATTTGAGGGCCAATGTTCTTGATTGTGATGGTGCCGGGCCGCTAGCCATGATATTCATTCTATTGATTGAGTGATATGCTGCTTTCGTGAGTTGTGTGTGTTATTGACATTGTTTGAGGACGAAGAAACGTCTTGTAGCACTGtctttttattgataatagTTGAACGGCACAAataatctcttaattattttgatataaagaaatgttataaatatatacgaattaaaaatttattccaGATGTTAAAGTGTGTCTCG
This region includes:
- the LOC116188534 gene encoding AT-rich interactive domain-containing protein 4-like, which translates into the protein MLHTRGASRDVCGLLAVKCCKVSQRSETEGIAENKHGYGCPFPEQVSSGHLEVHSLTSPSKDEFCRALESYKPSFVYFRGEYLEDNEVGSLVLGGVDYTYPEAISELFPTALPVGVYLEIPNGEEHAKALQSKGVPYVIYWKNFVPAVAASHFYYALCSLLRSSAAHIWDAFQLAYASYRLYCLRKLNVSSEDDNFGIHLLGNAPEIDVFTPEVEVEEDREGSLSTLPTIKIHDDEVNVRFLVCGGPCTSDEISLGSLEDGLNAILTTEIRGSKLIGKFSVLQPLIQTETFSRDVVTMRCDVSTSSCAHVSFLLSGNAQICFDDQLLENHIKKEIIEKSQLVHAPTNFNENRVPTSEPRLSASVACGAKVFEVIMNVPAWASQVLRQLALDPSHHGLVALGIASIQGMAVASFDMDDAERLLFFCSAETEDSVSPTDFGLSPRSTPVWLRPPVPSRKRPERSQTTSPHFNSEQACSNGSQEDGEKSEGRDWARQRLKAAALRPIPRIHPRKIQLFLRTSQRDGFDEGQARDGSAVPPVRQRVIRPASLAYRRSSAKSFQSRQMISLNPLPLKKHGCDRSAIQHCSEEEFLKDVMHFLTIRGHSRLIPQGGFAEFPDAILNAKRLDLYNLYKEVVSRGGFHVGNGINWKGQVFSKMSNYTTTHRMTGVGNTLKRHYETYLLEYELAHDDVDGECCLICHSGAAGDWVNCGACGEWAHFGCDRRQGLGAFKDYAKTDGLEYICPQCSMTNSKKKQQLQRPTNGFSKAY
- the LOC116187378 gene encoding non-specific lipid-transfer protein-like isoform X1 is translated as MAITRRNELVTDLALAVVLAALLLFHGASAQSGCTSSLLGLTPCLSYVSGNSSTPSSTCCSRLAGIVQSQPQCLCLLFNGRASSSSYNINQTLALALPGACNVQTPPVSRCSCTIYAHNVPIEPSYKFSRRRHTGHYYSDYIISARHSPRNRVEDSSDHGYREHIRCEHKSEAVPLLHCLRPSIRSVSLGHFQILRFKK
- the LOC116187378 gene encoding non-specific lipid transfer protein GPI-anchored 2-like isoform X2 — encoded protein: MAITRRNELVTDLALAVVLAALLLFHGASAQSGCTSSLLGLTPCLSYVSGNSSTPSSTCCSRLAGIVQSQPQCLCLLFNGRASSSSYNINQTLALALPGACNVQTPPVSRCSSMSPSSPPTSSPADDTPDTTTPTTSSAPATLPGTGSKTVPTMGTGNTSDASINQKLSLCSIAFALLFAPCLSAIFKF